Proteins found in one Choristoneura fumiferana chromosome 16, NRCan_CFum_1, whole genome shotgun sequence genomic segment:
- the LOC141436569 gene encoding uncharacterized protein, with the protein MPTKSQAAIFREATRAITQLREISMAVLKQDTKYTMADFTARYAKVDEHKLKLEEVYHAILDAKDLTSDVEAAYTKAYDTSVADYNQILVANAELQLKSAHLENTLPSTSTTPTAVLPKIALPKFSSKIEDWPSFIAIFRSLTDDMATISDAVKLHYLLSCLTGEARSMVSHLQLTNDNFTVAMDILTRRYENRRVLIDRFVDIIMGLPQIHARSDIRTLFLTPLISAQSALNNLDLPMKDCDYVFVSIVVRKLKGELRTLFERKYGNLQTLPTLNDLILFLEEHARCVETEWSSPASPQVSPQPRQYRRQSPVTPPRPPRLVSPHIKKHVPWPQLGLARSTSVRPQLNTDQFIQLNPQLVTSQRVTMHPARTAVTKGTSSSPAHGTTTSLPKAAGISFRLAIGVSAAWVPIMRTSASPRELAKSVEVINTTHHFIAPVLHLQLIQPLIIYLRISGHGPDSARPMSPNTIRPTPHT; encoded by the coding sequence ATGCCGACCAAATCTCAAGCCGCTATTTTCCGTGAGGCAACAAGAGCCATCACTCAGCTCAGGGAAATTTCAATGGCGGTGCTTAAGCAAGACACAAAATATACAATGGCTGACTTCACCGCGAGGTACGCCAAGGTGGACGAGCATAAGTTAAAATTGGAGGAAGTGTACCACGCCATATTGGACGCAAAAGATCTGACCAGTGACGTAGAGGCGGCGTACACTAAGGCTTACGATACGTCGGTTGCGGACTACAACCAAATACTTGTGGCTAACGCCGAACTCCAGCTCAAGTCAGCCCATTTGGAGAATACACTCCCCTCCACCTCAACCACACCTACAGCCGTTCTGCCTAAAATTGCGCTCCCCAAATTCAGCTCAAAAATAGAGGATTGGCCCTCCTTCATAGCCATCTTCAGAAGTCTCACTGATGACATGGCCACAATATCGGATGCAGTTAAACTCCACTATCTATTATCGTGTCTTACAGGTGAGGCACGGAGCATGGTGTCTCACCTCCAGCTCACCAATGACAATTTCACCGTGGCCATGGACATCCTCACCCGACGGTATGAAAATCGACGCGTCCTGATCGACCGATTTGTCGACATAATCATGGGCTTACCACAAATTCACGCGCGTTCAGATATCCGCACATTATTTCTAACTCCGCTAATTTCAGCACAATCCGCCCTGAACAATCTTGATCTGCCCATGAAGGATTGCGACTACGTGTTCGTGTCAATAGTCGTAAGAAAACTCAAGGGTGAGCTCCGGACCCTTTTTGAGCGCAAATACGGCAACCTTCAAACTCTGCCCACCCTCAACGACTTAATCCTATTCTTAGAGGAACACGCGCGTTGTGTCGAGACCGAGTGGTCTAGCCCAGCTTCCCCGCAAGTCAGCCCACAGCCTCGTCAATACCGCAGGCAATCCCCAGTCACTCCTCCCCGACCCCCCCGGCTCGTCAGCCCACATATAAAGAAACACGTCCCATGGCCCCAGTTAGGACTCGCCCGGAGTACCTCGGTCCGTCCCCAGCTCAACACAGACCAGTTTATTCAGCTCAACCCTCAACTCGTGACGTCACAGCGGGTAACAATGCACCCTGCCCGTACTGCCGTGACAAAGGGCACAAGCTCATCGCCTGCCCACGGTACAACGACCAGCCTACCCAAGGCCGCTGGGATTTCATTCAGGCTCGCAATCGGTGTCAGCGCTGCCTGGGTCCCCATTATGAGAACGAGTGCAAGTCCACGCGAGCTTGCAAAGAGTGTGGAAGTGATAAACACCACACATCACTTCATCGCCCCGGTGCTCCATCTCCAACTCATTCAGCCGCTCATCATCTACCTTCGCATCTCAGGGCACGGCCCAGACAGCGCCCGACCCATGAGTCCCAACACTATTCGGCCCACGCCTCACACATGA
- the LOC141436570 gene encoding uncharacterized protein yields MLTLITQRMARMLNLPPNSNSLKIAGVGNQHTQESKASVTIVCQPTHRDTPTITATAHILKNVTGYLPLQKVPHIAQVKGQPPIPLADQEYNTPAPIDLLLGSDVLGQVLDGTKVSLGRGKPIAFGTIFDFALIGPIEDICATPTHQTNSAQVISSQPEPDVSAHDICKGLERFWESEEPQAHIQTSPLQEQCEQIFRTTTTREPSGRYMVALPFLPDPPTLGNTHAIALRRFLNLEKKLQANPPLRSKYVDFMNDYLNLGHMSPCHPSTFANKPHFYIPHHGIFKSGSDKLRTVFDGSSKSSNGVSLNDCLHTGPALQQDIVDIIMSFRTHPVVFSTDIKMMFRNILIHPGHRQYQLILWRSSPDQPLLTYALNTVTYGLRSSPYHAIRTLLQLADDEGHRYPQAAQILLQKLWLLKLGWDEPTPDEIQTEWQHISEDLPQLSCLRIPRHICKYKPTSTYSLHGFADASEAGFGAVIYLHELNANGQVNVNLVIAKSKVAPIKNRLTIPKLELSAAALLSQLMTRVSTKLSAHITIDQHTCWSDSTIVLAWLNTSPHRLQTFEANRVSKITSSPISSTWRHVPTHLNSADCASRGMSAQSLSNHDLWWSPSWLKEPPSTWPQMPTALGHHVLPGLKPKMVPAHIAIPDLDHDLLTRFSSLDKLVGVTACIKRFIFNCRHNPEVRRFGPLTANERKDALLFWVCSVQQNEFADDIHRLKTNKLCTARLQRLSPFLKDGLLRVGGRLSHASIRSYLHTLQTRSKWLSPSSPPQVGELVLIKEDDLPPLQWRLGRITRTIPGKDGVIRVVDLDTAHGHLRRPVLKIARLPLDSAQEEAFPRAPQDVPATRDD; encoded by the exons ATGCTTACGCTCATTACTCAGCGCATGGCCCGAATGTTAAATTTACCGCCAAACTCAAACTCATTAAAAATCGCAGGTGTGGGCAACCAACACACACAAGAGTCAAAAGCATCAGTAACAATAGTATGTCAACCTACACATCGAGACACACCTACGATTACGGCTACAGCTCATATCTTAAAAAATGTTACCGGTTATCTACCATTACAAAAAGTCCCACATATTGCACAAGTGAAAGGCCAGCCACCGATTCCCTTGGCGGATCAAGAGTACAACACTCCAGCTCCGATTGATCTTCTGTTGGGTTCAGACGTTCTCGGCCAAGTTTTGGACGGGACTAAGGTCTCGTTAGGCCGCGGGAAGCCCATAGCCTTCGGCACGATTTTTGACTTCGCATTGATAGGGCCCATTGAGGACATATGTGCGACACCAACGCACCAGACTAACTCAGCTCAAGTTATAAGCTCACAGCCTGAACCTGACGTATCTGCTCACGATATTTGCAAAGGTCTTGAGAGGTTCTGGGAGTCAGAAGAACCCCAAGCTCATATACAAACTAGCCCGTTACAAGAGCAGTGCGAACAAATTTTCCGCACCACAACCACTCGAGAACCATCAGGCCGTTATATGGTAGCATTACCGTTTCTTCCCGATCCGCCGACCCTAGGCAATACTCATGCTATCGCGCTACGTAGGTTTCTCAATCTCGAAAAGAAGCTACAAGCAAATCCGCCCCTCCGCTCAAAATATGTAGACTTTATGAATGATTATCTCAACTTGGGACACATGTCACCTTGTCACCCAAGTACCTTCGCAAACAAGCCTCACTTCTACATCCCTCATCATGGCATCTTCAAATCGGGGTCAGATAAGCTCCGCACTGTATTTGATGGTAGCAGCAAAAGCTCAAATGGCGTCAGTCTCAACGATTGTCTGCACACAGGTCCCGCTCTCCAACAGGATATTGTTGACATTATCATGTCTTTTAGGACACATCCGGTAGTCTTCAGTACTGACATCAAAATGATGTTCAGGAACATACTTATCCACCCAGGTCATAGACAGTATCAACTCATTCTCTGGCGGTCCTCCCCCGACCAGCCGCTGCTCACATATGCGCTCAATACCGTCACGTATGGTTTACGGTCAAGCCCGTACCATGCCATCCGCACTCTGCTCCAACTAGCCGATGACGAAGGTCACCGCTATCCTCAAGCTGCTCAA ATTCTATTACAAAAGTTATGGCTTCTGAAACTGGGATGGGACGAGCCCACTCCCGATGAAATCCAGACGGAATGGCAGCACATTTCAGAAGATCTGCCTCAACTCTCATGTCTCCGTATACCTCGGCACATTTGCAAATATAAGCCCACGTCTACATACTCGCTGCACGGATTCGCAGACGCATCAGAAGCTGGTTTCGGTGCCGTCATATACCTTCATGAGCTCAATGCCAATGGACAGGTCAATGTAAATCTAGTCATTGCCAAGTCAAAGGTTGCGCCTATCAAGAATCGGCTCACAATCCCAAAACTGGAGCTATCAGCTGCAGCTCTTTTATCACAGCTCATGACTAGGGTGTCAACTAAATTGTCTGCTCACATTACTATCGACCAGCATACCTGTTGGTCAGATAGCACGATCGTTTTAGCGTGGCTAAACACGTCACctcaccgacttcaaactttCGAGGCCAACCGAGTTAGTAAAATAACGTCTAGTCCAATCAGCTCCACGTGGAGACATGTTCCCACGCATCTCAACTCAGCCGACTGTGCAAGCAGAGGAATGTCAGCCCAATCTCTCTCAAATCATGACCTCTGGTGGTCTCCCAGTTGGCTCAAAGAACCTCCGAGCACCTGGCCCCAGATGCCGACAGCTTTGGGTCATCATGTATTACCAGGCCTTAAGCCAAAAATGGTTCCAGCTCATATAGCAATACCCGATCTCGATCATGACTTGCTTACTCGCTTCAGCTCTCTTGACAAGCTCGTCGGAGTGACGGCTTGTATCAAGCgctttattttcaattgtaGACACAATCCCGAAGTACGACGCTTTGGTCCGCTCACAGCTAATGAGCGTAAGGACGCTCTGTTATTCTGGGTCTGCTCTGTTCAGCAAAATGAGTTTGCTGATGATATTCATCGCCTTAAAACGAATAAGCTTTGTACCGCGCGACTTCAGCGCCTCTCACCATTTCTGAAAGACGGTCTCTTGAGAGTCGGTGGCCGTCTCTCTCACGCCTCAATTCG ATCCTACCTCCATACCCTTCAAACCCGCTCCAAATGGCTTTCCCCTTCCTCACCTCCTCAAGTTGGCGAACTCGTGCTCATAAAAGAAGATGACCTCCCACCGCTCCAATGGAGGCTGGGACGAATTACCCGCACAATACCTGGAAAGGATGGAGTGATCCGAGTGGTGGATCTGGACACGGCTCACGGACATCTGCGCAGACCTGTGCTTAAGATAGCCAGGCTGCCGTTGGATTCAGCTCAAGAAGAGGCCTTTCCCCGGGCCCCCCAGGATGTTCCCGCCACGCGGGACGACTAA